The window ATCTTTTCAAAATCAACACCTTGTCCTCTTCATTTTACAGCCTTAGTGTTTTCACTTTTAGCCCCCTGATAGCCGCACTTGTTACAATATATTTCTGAATTCAGCCCTTCGGCCGAATCACTCTTTGCTATTTATTGATTACAATGAAGGTTCTTACACCAGGATCACATATCGCTAACTATACAACTCAATAAACTAGCGCTTTATTTACTTACGCAAGAGACAATGGTTTTATTTTTTCGCTAATTAAAAACAAAAGACTGCACTAGCTTATCCAGTTCCATATCCCACCTCTTTCTACGATAAACACCTGAGCCAAAACAATAAGTTTCTTCAAGCCTTGAATTGATACCAGCGGCTTTTGTATTAGAGCAAGAATAGCTTGTACAAGCATGAAACCACGATTAATTCGATTGAGAGACGCACCAGGCTACTTGGGCATGGACAAAAACCGTTTTAACCGGGAGGTAAGACCTGTCTTGATGCAAATACCCATCGGTAAACAGGGCATTGCTTTCGACAGGCTTGAAATGGATGACTGGGTAGAGCAATATAAGTCCTGCAACGGGCGTCCCGCTTCTGCTAAAGGAGAACAGATATGGGACGTAAGCAAACGTCAGGATTACGAAAACGCGGCGGCATATGGCACATTGAGAAACAAGTGCTCGGCCAAAAACTTTTCGAAAGCACTGGCACAGGCGACCTCGAAAAAGCGCAGCTGATGCTGGCTCGCCGAATTGAGGAGGTGCGACAAGCCACGGTTTATGGGGTTCGCAAACAATGGATTTTTCGAGAGGCAGCAACGCGCTACCTTGAAGAAAATATGCATCTAGCAACGATTGCTAATTGCGCATTGTATTTAAAACAGCTCGACCCTTACATCGGCCACTTGCCGCTCCAGCAGGTTCATATGGGAAGCCTGCAACCGTTCATCAATGACAGAAGAAAGCTTGGCAGGAAGAATAAGAGTATTAATCTCGCACTGTCGATTGCCCGCCGTGTACTGAATTTAAGCGCACGTTTATGGCGCGACGAGAATGGTTTAACGTTTCTGGAAACAGCACCACTGATCCAGATGCTACCGTTGACCGATGCTCGCAAGCCTTACCCCTTGTCATGGGATGAACAAAACCGATTGTTTCGGCAATTACCCGACCACCTAAGCCAAATGTGCTTATTTAAGGTGAATACAGGGTGCCGAGAACAAGAGGTTTGCCAACTTCGCTGGGAATGGGAAATACCGGTTCCAGAATTGAATACCTCGGTATTTTTAATTCCTGACAAGTTAGTGAAAAACCGAGAAGATCGATTGGTGATACTGAATAAAGTCGCCGCTTCGGTTGTTAATAGCCTGCGAGGCATGCACTCTGAGTATGTGTTTACCTATAAAGGCCACTCGGTAACCAGCATCAATAACAGTGCGTGGAAGCGTGTACGCAAGGCGGAAGGTATCCCCGCCAGAGTACATGATTTGAAACACACGTTTGGACGTCGATTACGCGCCGCTGGCGTTCCACTAGAGACGAGGAAAATTCTATTGGGGCATCGAAACGGGGATATTACTTCGCACTACTCTGCGCCGGAATTAGAGGAGTTAATTGAAGCGGCTAATAGGGTCTGTGAGGGTAAGTCCGGCAAAACTCCGGCACTGGTTATTTTGAAGCAACGGATAGCTTGAAATTAAGACCGGATGAACGACGACTTTTTCAACTTAAAACGAGGAAAATAGGAGCCTCAAAAAGCAAGACACCACGCTACACCCCTTGCCACACAAGGGCTTCGAATTGTCTGAGCACCAGACAAAAAAAATCCCGGCTCAAAGAACCAGGATTTTTAATATGGCGCGCTCGGAAGGATTCGAACCTTCGACCGCTCGGTTCGTAGCCGAGTACTCTATCCAGCTGAGCTACGAGCGCGTAGGGTGCGCACTATAGGGATCGGTGCGACTTTAGTCAATAGCTTCAAGCACTTAACTTAACTCGTAGCTATCTTCCCACGACGGGAGGATAGGCTGCAAAACTATAACTGAGCATTTGTGATCGTTACACCCTAGGAGCTGTAACGACCCTTCGGGCTTCGTCGCTCTCGCTCCTCGTCCAACTTTTACCTAAGGTAAAAGTTGTCGAACCAGTTTCGCGTTCCACTCTCTCCTGCTGCGCAGGTTATTTTAAAAGTCCTTAAATGAGGGCTTTTAAAATAATGGCGGAGAAGGAGGGATTCGAACCCTCGATCCAGTTTCCCAGA is drawn from Oceanicoccus sp. KOV_DT_Chl and contains these coding sequences:
- a CDS encoding tyrosine-type recombinase/integrase; the protein is MLARRIEEVRQATVYGVRKQWIFREAATRYLEENMHLATIANCALYLKQLDPYIGHLPLQQVHMGSLQPFINDRRKLGRKNKSINLALSIARRVLNLSARLWRDENGLTFLETAPLIQMLPLTDARKPYPLSWDEQNRLFRQLPDHLSQMCLFKVNTGCREQEVCQLRWEWEIPVPELNTSVFLIPDKLVKNREDRLVILNKVAASVVNSLRGMHSEYVFTYKGHSVTSINNSAWKRVRKAEGIPARVHDLKHTFGRRLRAAGVPLETRKILLGHRNGDITSHYSAPELEELIEAANRVCEGKSGKTPALVILKQRIA